One genomic region from Phocoena sinus isolate mPhoSin1 chromosome 3, mPhoSin1.pri, whole genome shotgun sequence encodes:
- the LOC116751486 gene encoding LOW QUALITY PROTEIN: zinc finger protein 131-like (The sequence of the model RefSeq protein was modified relative to this genomic sequence to represent the inferred CDS: inserted 1 base in 1 codon; substituted 1 base at 1 genomic stop codon) produces MATEAEETMECLQEFPEHHKMILDRLNEQREQDRFTDITLIVDGHHFKAHKAVLAARSKFFYKFFREFTQEPLVEIEGGSKMAFHHLIEFTYTAKLMIQGEEAANDVWKTEFLQMLEAIKALEVRNKENSAPLEETITGKSEAKKRKIAETSNVITESLPSAESEPVEIEVEIAKGTIEVEDEGTETLEDVATARQSXKYIQSTGSSDDSALALLADITSKYRQGDRKGQIKDEDGCASDPTSKQEHMKSHSTESFKYEIFNKRYLRESAWKQHLNCYHLEEGGVSKKQRTGKKIHICQYCEKQFDHFGHFKEHLRKHTXKHTKAKGEKPFECPNCHERFARNSTLKCHLTACQTGVGAKKGRKKLYECQVCNSVFNSWDQSKDHLVIHTGDKPNHCTLCDLWFMQGNELRRHLSDAHNISERLVTEEVLSVETRVQTEPVTSMTTIEQVGKVHVLPLLQGQVDSAQVTVEQVHPDLLQDSQVHDSHMNELLEQVQVSYLEVGRIQTEEGTEVHVEELHVERVNQMPMEVQTELLEADLDQVTPEIMNQEEREPTQADAAAAAREDHEDAEGLETKSTVDSQAEKSENENRTPMPVLE; encoded by the exons ATGGCCACGGAGGCCGAAGAGACGATGGAATGCCTTCAGGAGTTCCCTGAACATCATAAAATGATCCTGGACCGATTGAATGAACAGCGAGAGCAGGACCGGTTTACTGACATCACCCTGATTGTCGACGGACACCATTTTAAGGCCCACAAGGCTGTTTTGGCTGCTCGCAGCAAGTTCTTTTACAAATTCTTTCGGGAGTTTACTCAGGAACCTTTGGTGGAGATAGAAGGTGGTAGTAAAATGGCCTTTCATCATTTGATTGAGTTCACATATACAGCAAAATTAATGATACAAGGAGAAGAAGCAGCCAACGATGTATGGAAAACAGAGTTTCTACAAATGCTAGAAGCTATCAAAGCCCTTGAAGTcaggaacaaagaaaactcaGCTCCACTAGAGGAAACTATCACAGGAAAAAgtgaagcaaaaaaaagaaagattgcaGAAACTTCAAATGTTATCACTGAGTCATTGCCGTCTGCAGAATCTGAACCTGTTGAAATCGAGGTGGAGATTGCTAAAGGCACAATCGAAGTGGAAGATGAAGGCACTGAAACGTTAGAGGATGTGGCTACTGCCAGGCAGT ATAAATATATTCAGAGCACAGGTTCCTCTGATGATTCCGCTCTGGCATTATTGGCAGATATCACCAGCAAGTACCGTCAAGGTGATAGAAAAGGGCAGATTAAAGATGAAGATGGCTGTGCCTCTGACCCCACAAGCAAACAG GAACACATGAAATCACACTCCACTGAGAGTTTCAAGTatgaaatattcaataaaagGTATCTTCGGGAGAGCGCGTGGAAACAGCACCTCAATTGTTACCACCTTGAAGAAGGTGGAGTCAGTAAGAAGCAaagaactgggaaaaaaattcatatatgtCAGTACTGTGAGAAACAGTTTGACCACTTTGGACATTTTAAAGAGCATCTTCGAAAGCATACGTGAAAGCATACGAAAGCAAAAGGTGAAAAACCTTTTGAATGTCCAAATTGTCATGAACGATTTGCTAGAAATAGCACCCTCAAATGTCACCTCACTGCATGCCAAACTGGAGTGGGggcaaaaaagggaagaaagaagcttTATGAATGTCAGGTCTGTAATAGTGTGTTTAACAGCTGGGACCAGTCCAAAGATCACTTGGTAATACACACTGGAGATAAACCCAACCATTGTACTTTGTGTGACTTGTGGTTTATGCAAGGAAATGAATTAAGGAGGCATCTCAGTGATGCTCATAATATTTCAGAGCGTCTAGTAACTGAAGAAGTTCTTTCAGTAGAAACACGTGTGCAAACTGAACCTGTGACATCAATGACTACTATAGAACAAGTTGGGAAGGTGCACGTGTTACCATTGCTTCAGGGTCAAGTGGATTCAGCACAAGTGACTGTGGAACAGGTCCACCCAGATCTGCTCCAGGACAGCCAAGTGCACGATTCACATATGAACGAGCTTCTAGAACAGGTCCAGGTAAGTTATCTAGAAGTGGGTCGAATTCAGACTGAAGAAGGTACCGAAGTACATGTAGAGGAGCTGCATGTTGAACGGGTAAATCAGATGCCAATGGAAGTACAAACTGAGCTTCTAGAAGCAGACTTGGATCAAGTGACCCCTGAAATCATGAACCAAGAGGAGAGAGAGCCTACCCAAGCAGATGCTGCTGCGGCGGCCAGAGAAGATCACGAAGATGCTGAGGGTTTAGAGACCAAATCAACAGTGGATTCCCAAGCTGAAAAGTCAGAAAATGAGAACAGAACACCTATGCCAGTTTTAGAATGA